The DNA window GACTGGTACAGATTCCATGTATCGAAAGAAATACAATGGGAGCCATGAAAGCCATTACAGCAGCTAATATTGCGCTGGAAAGTGATCCTGCCAAGGCCAAAGTAACGTTAGATGAGGTGATTCAGACGATGTGGGAAACTGCACAATCGATGAGTGATCGTTTCAAGGAAACTTCCGAAGGAGGACTTGCGATAGCTGTCAATGTTCCGGAATGTTAATAGTCAACAATAATTTAAAATACAAAATCCTTAGGCAATGAAGTCTAAGGATTTTTTTTATCTGAATTAAAGAGAATTATTTTTTGTTAAAAAGATATGTTTTTCCATGTTGTATAAGTTGTAGTTGGTCTTTTTCCGGCATAAAAGTGATTGTTAGATCCGCTTTTTCAAATTTAAATTGATTTTTATCAACATACTCGAGCATAAACTCCGGCTGATTATCTCCCTGGGCAAAAAGATTTCCATTCCTGGTTGATATTTTTAAGCCTAAAGAAATATCTTTTGAAGAATAATCTCCGGAATACTTTTCAAGTTGGGCGACTGGAATTTGAACGGTATCCAATACGGGATATTTATAGTCCTGGTTATAGATCAGATTAAGGATTGCCAGAAAAAAGTTATTATGAGATAAATTTTCTCCATTAATGGTCGAGGCAAAGGATAACTGATCGATAGGTTCATAGGATACGGTTGAATGCGTGCCGGCGGTATCACCACCATGTCCGTAAGATATAATATTATAGAAAGGCATCTTTATAATTCCACTGCCAAAAAGTTTTTCGTTTTTATCTGAAATCATCATTTCCAGATTCTTCTTTTGGGTAAATTGTCCGTTAAACAAAGCATTGATGAAAATATTCAAGTCCTCGGTGGTAGAGACAATGTCGCCTAAACCTATGCAATTATGAAAGTCAAAGTCTTTCACTTCCACCCATTGACTATCTTTATATTCGTATGATTTAAAAATATTTTTAGGATTGTCGAGCACAGAAAAAGTATGATTCATATTGGCTTTTGCCAGGATGTTTTCTTTTAAAATAATATTGTAAGGCTTTTGGTGTAGTTTTTCTAAAATCCTGCTCAGTAGAAAATAAGCTGAATTGGAATATTTTACCTTTTCTCCGGGCTGGAAGCTGATTCCTTCTTTTTTAATCGCGTCGATAATGGCTTTATCACCTATAGGTTTTCCAAAAAGCCAATTGTTTTCAATTGAACTTCCGACGTAATTTCCCAATCCACTGGTGTGATTCAACATGTTTTTTATGGTAATATTCTGAGAGTTCGGCATGTCAGGATAAAACTTCGATAACTTTTCATTGATATTGAGTTTTCCTTTTTCTATTAACTGATGCAGCATCACAGCCGTCATAAGTTTGCTGATGGAGCCTATCTGGTATTGAGTGTTTTGATCATAAGTAATATTTTTAAGCTGCTGTTGTCCAAAGTTTTTGTGATAAACCTCCGAACCATTTCTGAAAATCGACAGGCTTCCAATTCCCTGATTGTTCTTAACAAAATAATCTAAAAATTCATCAATTTTTTGAATATTGATTGCTTTACCGTTAAGATAAGGGATATCAGCGCTCTTTTTGAGCTCTCGGAATAGGTTTAAAGGAAATGTTTTGCCATTTTGAGTAAAGGTTCCTTCTATGTGATCTGTTTGATAGATTCCTTTGTAGGAAACATTTATCTTCTGGATTTCAAAATTGAGCTCATTATTATTGAATGATATTTTATCGACTCCGATATCCTGAGTGCTTTGTTTAGGGCTATTAAGCAAGGAGCTATAACCTTTCTTTTCTTTTTTTACTTTCAGGATAAGGGGAAGTTTCATGGTTTGGGTGTCAAGTTCACCGTTCCATATACCCTCAATTTGGGCGTAACAAAGCTGTGCCAGCAATACCAGCACGACGATTAATTTGGTTTTCATAGTATTTAAATTAGTTGAGTTGTTAAAATTTGGCAGACTAAAGTAGTAATCAGTGAAACGAACGCAAAGAGGACAATATGCTGCCATTTTTTTATATTGGTCGCCGTTTTAAAGCCATTGTAATAAATGATAATACTGTATATTAAAATGACAATAAAAAACATAGCCATTGCCATCGTAATGGCGGTATCCAAAAAAGGAAATGACCCACCGGAATGGTTTTGATAACTGATCATTCTCTCTTTTGCTTCGTTGATAAAAGCTAATTTTCCTATGGGCTGTAAAAAGATTAAAATCAATTGTGAAATTAAAACGGTATTGATGATATCTATAAGCCTCGTTTTATTGTTGAAGATTTTACCTAAAATGAAAAGAACCACTATGGCAGACGTAAAACTTATCAAAGTGAGCACTGCAACGGTTTGAAGAGAGGTTTCTTCCAAACTGCTGATTTTGTAGATGCTGCTGAAACTGCTTTCAGTCCAGTATCCGATTCCAATAGACAAGGGTATTGTTAAAAGTCCTATAAAAAGAAGTAATTTTTCATCAAATTTTTCAAAAGGATTAAAGATTGTTTTCCAGTTCATGGCATTGAGTTTACAGATTAGTTTTTAAGTTGAGTGATTTTGTTGATCAGGTCATCCATTTTATTTCTCATAGTGGGATAGGAGAGACCTGCCTGTTTTGCCATTTCTTTAATGCTTCCGCTCGACAGAAAAAAACTGAGAACAAAATCCTGTTCTTCACGATTGAGTTTTAAGAGAACCGGAAGTTCATAATCACCATTTACTTCTGTTTTACAATTTGAACATGTCATCTGGCTTACGTTAAGAGTATGATCACAACTTGGGCAGACTATGGGTAGTTTCATGGATAAGTATTTTGACAAAAATAGGATTAATTTTTAATAAAGTTAAAATAATTTTTAATTTTATTAAAAAAATATGAAACGAATTTAAATAAAGAGTGCTTGGTATTGAAGTTTTTTAGATGAATAGTAAAACAAAAAATCCCGGATTATTTATCCAGGATTCCTCTTATTTTATTAGCATTACTGATTAGTTCTTGCAGGTATTCATAATTTTCTTTTTCTAGCGCCGACTTAAATTTTCTGAGCTGAGTAATATGCTCATTCAATACATCCAGTACATTTTCCTTATTCTGTTTGAAAATAGGAACCCACATTTCAGGGTGAGATTTGGCGAGACGTACCGTACTTGAAAAACCCGAACTGGCTAATTGAAAGATGGTTTCCTCCTCACGTTCTTTTTCCAGAACGGTGTTGGCCAGAGCATACGAAGTAATGTGGGAAATATGGGAAATATAGGCGGTATGAATGTCATGATCCTCGGCATTCATGTAAATCATGTGCATGTCAAGAGCATTCACAACCTTTTCAACGGTATACAGTGCATCCGTTGCAGATTCTTCTTTATTGCAGATAACTCCCGCTTTTCCTGCGAAACTTTCGGCGATGGCAGATTTAGGGCCGCTATTTTCTGTTCCCCACATCGGGTGAAAGGCCACAAATCTTTCACGGTTGGGATGATTTTTAACAGCACCTACGATTCCTGCTTTGGTAGATCCCGCGTCCATTACCGTCTGATGATCAGAAACAAGATCCAGTACTCCCGGCAATACTTTTCTGGCAGCATCCACCGGAATGGCAATGATGACAAGGTCAGAATTTTTAATTCCATCTTCCAGGGTTGCTTCTGCATCAATTATTTTGAGGTCCAGAGCTTCAATGATATGTTGCTTGTCTTTATCAATTCCGTAGATAAAGCTGGCCATTCCTTTTTCTCTTAATTTTAATGCCATCGAACCTCCGATTAATCCGACTCCTATAATACTTATTTTCATCTTTAATTTTTTTTAAAATAAAAAAACCCCGTCAAGGACGAGGTTTTAAGTTATGTTCATAAGAATCCCTATCCCAGATCTGAGTTAAAAATTCTATAATAATATGTTTCGTTGTTAAAATTCACAAGGCGAAGTTATAAAATATTTTTTAAACTTAAGAAATTTTTGAAGAAAATTAATAAGTGGCAGACTAAGCTTATTGTTAAGGATAATGAGTTAAATTGCTTATTTATCAGTTTTTCTAACGGTATAAACACAACCTCTTGAAGTGACTTTTATGTCAAAAAGGGTATGTTTTGGAAAATGAAATGGAGGCCGGGGTGACTTAATAATTTTCCATTCCAAATGATAGGTATTGATAAGTTTAATTTCTGCGATTCCTTTGTTGTCTTTGGAACCTAAAAAACTGTAAAATTCTGCTGTTATCTTACCATCAGCGATGCGTCCATGGATATTATATTCAGTGGTGCTGCAGTCCAGTTTTTTTCCTTCATCAGCTGTTGCACAATATCGTCCCTTAATAGAATCGTCCTCGTTTTTTAAATCTAAAACAAAATGCTCAAACATTGCTTTGTCGGAATCTGAATAGGTGTCAAAAGTCCATTGGCCTGTTATAGTTTGCCTCAACGCGTGATTTCTCATTCGTATGATGGAATCATTGAGTGTAATAGTGTCTTGAACTAAATTAAGTTGATTTTCAACCGGATCTGTATTTTTCCTGCAAGAGATGAGGCTTAAAAATAGCAATAGAATCAGGCAGCACATAGTCATTTGGTTTTATAATTAAAAAATTAGCAGAATCAATAGGTGAGACATAGATACGTTTTTTCTGCTTAAAATCATGAAAATTGGTAAGTAATTATGGCATTTCATTTCCTTTTATGTTGCTTTTTTAATAATTTTAAAGAAACATTTATTCAAAAACACAGAATCATGAAAAATAGATTTTTATACTTGTTATCTGTTCTGTTAATAACTTGTCATTTCAGCTCTGCCAAAGGATTAGTTCAAAATTCAGTGGAAGATACACTGAAAATAAAAGCAAGTTTCAATGAAGAAGACACTGAAGCTCATGAATATTTAAAAGACCGTCTGAAGCCTATTCAAACAAATTTTAAGCGAATCAATTCTATAAAAAATTGGTCGGCTGTCAAAAGCAAAAACATTGAAGGTGAATCGGCCGAAGGAGGAGAAGCCAGATTGTATTACCAAAACAAGCGTCTGGAAAAGATTATTGCCAGGCATTATGGTGAAATGGGGCAGTTGCTGGTAGAATACTATCTGCTTAACGGGAAATTATCTTTTGTTTTTGAAAAAGAATATAAATACAACCGTCCGCTCTTTTATGATCAAAAAGCAATGAAGGAGAATAATGATACAGAGGCTTTTGATTTTAAAAAGTCAGAGATCACGGAAACACGGAATTATTTTGAAAAGGGAAATTTGATCCATATTGTCAATAGTCAGGATTGTGGTGCTCCTTTCAGCGGAGATTATGTGAGGGAGGAAGAAAAAAGAATCATCGAGGATTTTAAAAGACTTCAAACAAAAATATTTTAATCCGACAACTAAGCCTTAGATTTTTTCTCACGGATCAGGCTGAGCTGTTCTTCTACTTCTTTAATTTTGGTAAGCCAGAAATTGATTCCTTCCTGATTCGTTACCGTTTGTTTAAAAGCATTGCGATTGACTGTCCATAATTTGGAACCGTTTTTCTGATATTCCAGTTCACGCTCTTTTTTATTCTCAGGTTCAATGCGGTATCTCCAGAATACCAGAGAATGCATATATTCTGAGCGAATTTTTTCCAGATAAGAAATAATAGCTTTGCGGTCTTGGGGAATATATCCGGGACCGGAACATCCACAGGAATGAAAGGTAATTCCGACTGTATATAAGTCTTTGATATGTGCCCACTGTTTATGGTCATTTTTTGCCGGTGATTCAAAATCCAGGCCCATACTGGCCATCAGATTTCCACATTCAGGACATTTGGCTTCGACAGAAACCTGTGCGTCTCTGTCTACATCTTTTAAAACCCGGCGTTTGAACGTTTTCTGGCAGTTAAAACAGGCATAATGACCTTTGTAAACCATCATGGCATATCGACACATTGTATTTTGTTTAATCGTTAGTGTTTCGTTGATATTAGTATTTATTTCAATGTAAAAATATAAAATTTTGTGGTATTTTAATAATGTAATTGTGGTATTTTAATCCTTGAGTCTCATTTTATTGAATCAAGAATAGATGAGGCTAATCTTTTTGACCCTTTTTGGTTGGAACCCGGCAGAAAAAACTACCGGAAAAATAGAAATCGACAGTATTCACTAAAGAAATACTGCCGACTTATGTAGCTTTTTATACTTATCAGTCTATTGATAATTGGGATTATCAATAAAACCGGTAAAAAATATATAGAACTACGGACTGTTTATGGGTTTGAAATAATCAATGTGGAAGGAATGTCCGAGAGCCACAGACTTTTCGTATCAATAAGGTTTTTCCAGCTTTTGCTGCTGATCAGCATCAGATCCTGGGAGTTCAAAAATTCTTTTTCAATTTTCTTTTCGTTGTATAAAGTGATGTGATTCGGGGCTACCTGTTCAATGCTTCTGATCAGTTCTTTTACTTCAATATTATGACGGATTTGTCCGGCGGCATCCAGAATAATTACCTGTGAATTATTATTGTTGATGAGTCTTTTAGCATATTCCAGCAGATAAAAGTCACTCAGGTTAAAAATCGGAACAAATACTTTATCTGCGGCATGAAAATCTTTTTCTACCAACACTCCAACAGGAATATTGGTTTTATCTAAAATCTGCAGTGTAAAATCATCAAAAGGAGAGTTGTTGAAGATGCTTCCTTTACCTTTTACGGTGTTCAGTAATTTTTCAGGGTTAATAATCTTGGTAGTGAATCCCAGTAATCGTCCGAGTAAACTTCCTTCGTACATGGATTTTCCAAGCATAATCAGTAGGAGGTCATAATGTCCTTTATTACTAATACTGGTAAGATCATTTTCTATATCGGTAGAAGCCTTGAAAAGGGTGGTAACTTCCAGATTTAGTTCATGAGATTTCTCAATAACATTTTGAAACTTTGAGTTTTCATATTCATTCGTATCATAAGCATGCATTTCGTTCACCGGAGCAATATTCATCGCCGTAATGCTTTTATTACCATTCATTTTATTGGTAAAATCATGAGCTAGTTTTAAAAGAGTGCTTCCGGATTCGGGGTTGTCAAATGATAGAAGAACACGATATTTGGAGTCGTTTTCATG is part of the Chryseobacterium lactis genome and encodes:
- a CDS encoding serine hydrolase domain-containing protein, which gives rise to MKTKLIVVLVLLAQLCYAQIEGIWNGELDTQTMKLPLILKVKKEKKGYSSLLNSPKQSTQDIGVDKISFNNNELNFEIQKINVSYKGIYQTDHIEGTFTQNGKTFPLNLFRELKKSADIPYLNGKAINIQKIDEFLDYFVKNNQGIGSLSIFRNGSEVYHKNFGQQQLKNITYDQNTQYQIGSISKLMTAVMLHQLIEKGKLNINEKLSKFYPDMPNSQNITIKNMLNHTSGLGNYVGSSIENNWLFGKPIGDKAIIDAIKKEGISFQPGEKVKYSNSAYFLLSRILEKLHQKPYNIILKENILAKANMNHTFSVLDNPKNIFKSYEYKDSQWVEVKDFDFHNCIGLGDIVSTTEDLNIFINALFNGQFTQKKNLEMMISDKNEKLFGSGIIKMPFYNIISYGHGGDTAGTHSTVSYEPIDQLSFASTINGENLSHNNFFLAILNLIYNQDYKYPVLDTVQIPVAQLEKYSGDYSSKDISLGLKISTRNGNLFAQGDNQPEFMLEYVDKNQFKFEKADLTITFMPEKDQLQLIQHGKTYLFNKK
- a CDS encoding YIP1 family protein, whose amino-acid sequence is MNWKTIFNPFEKFDEKLLLFIGLLTIPLSIGIGYWTESSFSSIYKISSLEETSLQTVAVLTLISFTSAIVVLFILGKIFNNKTRLIDIINTVLISQLILIFLQPIGKLAFINEAKERMISYQNHSGGSFPFLDTAITMAMAMFFIVILIYSIIIYYNGFKTATNIKKWQHIVLFAFVSLITTLVCQILTTQLI
- a CDS encoding DUF2089 family protein, whose amino-acid sequence is MKLPIVCPSCDHTLNVSQMTCSNCKTEVNGDYELPVLLKLNREEQDFVLSFFLSSGSIKEMAKQAGLSYPTMRNKMDDLINKITQLKN
- a CDS encoding prephenate dehydrogenase — translated: MKISIIGVGLIGGSMALKLREKGMASFIYGIDKDKQHIIEALDLKIIDAEATLEDGIKNSDLVIIAIPVDAARKVLPGVLDLVSDHQTVMDAGSTKAGIVGAVKNHPNRERFVAFHPMWGTENSGPKSAIAESFAGKAGVICNKEESATDALYTVEKVVNALDMHMIYMNAEDHDIHTAYISHISHITSYALANTVLEKEREEETIFQLASSGFSSTVRLAKSHPEMWVPIFKQNKENVLDVLNEHITQLRKFKSALEKENYEYLQELISNANKIRGILDK